In uncultured Fretibacterium sp., a genomic segment contains:
- a CDS encoding lysophospholipid acyltransferase family protein: protein MAEEKRAGSGRYAVALLVGLVRILPQRLAVALGGLLGCLLWALSWRKVDRGEARCVAALGVGITVARGIVRRSFVNLGRSAVEFVRLDRMMSGLRETVAVEGRENLDRALARGRGALLMAAHIGNWELAGARLVLEGYPVVPLYTPQRNRGGLNDLIQHQRTAVAGMKMVPSEGAGLREAFRTLRRGGIVGFLQDLDARSEGIPVPFLGLPASAADGIVKLHRKFGSPVVPVLYFRRSDGISHTVVIQDILSDAPDADGNPFGVDMVKSLQMCHNVLEGWVRAYPDQWLWLLDRWESTLG from the coding sequence GTGGCGGAGGAAAAGAGGGCCGGTTCCGGCCGATACGCGGTCGCCCTGCTGGTCGGGCTCGTCAGGATACTGCCGCAGAGGCTGGCCGTGGCTTTGGGCGGCCTGTTGGGGTGCCTGCTCTGGGCGCTCAGCTGGCGGAAGGTCGATCGGGGCGAGGCGCGCTGCGTCGCGGCGCTGGGGGTGGGGATCACCGTCGCGCGCGGCATCGTGCGGAGGTCCTTCGTCAACTTGGGGCGCTCGGCTGTCGAGTTCGTCCGGCTGGATCGGATGATGTCCGGGCTGCGGGAGACGGTGGCGGTCGAGGGTCGCGAGAACCTTGACCGCGCTCTGGCCCGCGGGCGGGGGGCTTTGCTCATGGCCGCCCATATCGGCAACTGGGAGCTTGCGGGGGCGCGTCTGGTCCTGGAGGGATACCCTGTCGTGCCTCTCTACACCCCCCAGCGCAATCGGGGGGGGCTCAACGACCTGATTCAGCATCAGCGCACGGCCGTTGCCGGGATGAAGATGGTGCCCAGCGAGGGGGCCGGCCTGCGCGAGGCCTTCCGAACCTTGAGGCGGGGGGGGATCGTGGGGTTCCTTCAGGACCTGGACGCCCGGAGCGAGGGGATTCCCGTCCCCTTTTTGGGTCTGCCCGCCAGCGCGGCCGACGGGATTGTGAAGCTGCACCGCAAGTTCGGCTCCCCGGTCGTCCCCGTCCTGTACTTTCGTCGTTCCGATGGGATCTCCCATACCGTCGTCATCCAGGATATCCTGAGCGATGCACCCGACGCGGACGGCAATCCTTTTGGGGTGGATATGGTAAAGTCCCTTCAAATGTGTCATAATGTTTTGGAGGGCTGGGTTCGGGCTTATCCGGATCAATGGCTGTGGCTTTTGGATCGGTGGGAATCCACGTTGGGGTGA